A genome region from Camelina sativa cultivar DH55 chromosome 10, Cs, whole genome shotgun sequence includes the following:
- the LOC104717688 gene encoding uncharacterized protein LOC104717688: MDHMVCKQQVQPVIRKVKKKQGKDEFDRVKQAEKKKRRLEKALATSAAIRAELEKKKQKRLEEQQRLDEEGAAIAEAVALHVLLGEEDSDDSSPRVMLSEEKDFTVDLFRDERTSFAPRQRCASYVIKGGVVFLSNGYGLGESNWSVSCKPFVKDVWDNNMGISADLIAAQAVSSLQISENADENSLFFETMFRG, from the coding sequence ATGGATCACATGGTGTGTAAGCAGCAAGTTCAGCCAGTCATtaggaaagtgaagaagaaacaggGTAAGGATGAGTTTGATCGTGTCAAACAagctgaaaagaaaaagagacgtCTGGAGAAAGCTCTTGCTACTTCTGCAGCCATCCGGGCtgagcttgagaagaagaagcagaagagattGGAAGAACAACAAAGGTTAGATGAAGAAGGGGCTGCCATTGCTGAGGCTGTTGCTCTTCACGTCTTACTGGGCGAAGAAGACTCTGATGATTCATCTCCTCGAGTCATGCTTAGCGAGGAAAAGGATTTCACAGTGGATCTGTTTAGAGATGAAAGGACCAGCTTTGCTCCTCGCCAAAGATGCGCTAGCTATGTAATTAAAGGAGGAGTTGTGTTTCTGTCAAACGGTTATGGACTAGGAGAGAGTAACTGGTCAGTGTCATGTAAGCCTTTCGTGAAGGATGTTTGGGATAACAACATGGGAATATCTGCGGATTTGATTGCTGCTCAGGCTGTTTCATCACTACAGATTTCTGAGAACGCTGATGAgaactctcttttctttgaaACAATGTTCCGGGGATGA
- the LOC104717690 gene encoding uncharacterized protein LOC104717690, translated as MDHHTVCKQQVQPVVRKAKKKHVKDEFDRVKQAEKKKRRLEKALATSAAIRAELEKKKQKRLEEQQRLDEEGAAIAEAVALHVLLGEEDSDDSSPVNIGRQGKGFKMDLFRDDRSNLLPRQSCASYAVQGIGFMSSGYGYGLGDSHWSPFTRDSWDNNMGISADLIAAQAVSSLQISENADGNAFVFNGMFRG; from the coding sequence ATGGATCATCATACGGTGTGCAAGCAGCAAGTTCAGCCTGTCGTTAGGAAAGCTAAGAAGAAACATGTTAAAGATGAATTTGATCGTGTCAAAcaagctgagaagaagaagagacgttTGGAGAAAGCTCTTGCTACTTCTGCAGCCATCCGGGCtgagcttgagaagaagaagcagaagagattGGAAGAACAACAAAGGTTAGATGAAGAAGGGGCTGCCATTGCTGAGGCTGTTGCTCTTCACGTCCTCCTGGGCGAAGAAGACTCTGATGATTCATCTCCGGTCAACATTGGCCGCCAAGGAAAGGGTTTCAAGATGGATCTGTTTAGAGATGATAGAAGCAACCTTCTTCCTCGCCAAAGTTGCGCTAGCTACGCGGTTCAAGGGATTGGGTTTATGTCAAGTGGTTATGGCTATGGCCTTGGAGACAGTCATTGGTCGCCATTCACCAGGGATTCTTGGGATAACAACATGGGCATATCAGCTGATTTGATTGCTGCTCAGGCTGTCTCATCGCTGCAGATATCTGAAAACGCTGATGGGAACGCCTTTGTGTTTAATGGGATGTTCCGGGGATGA
- the LOC104717692 gene encoding uncharacterized protein LOC104717692, translating to MAEVVLHIYDVTNSGSEKTNNTIVQINRFFKDGIGLGGIFHSAIQVYGNDEWSYGYCEQGTGVFSCPSGKNPMYTYREKIVLGRTDCTPFMVNQMLRELSREWPGHTYDLLSKNCNHFCDLLCDKLGVPKIPGWVNRFANAGDTALEVAGNTAMRVKQAKTELVSASKVAYRFLSNVTSNITNGSNGSNGSPQRSGTLDNSDNGNFRLQGSWLKGILNTAKPSTSTEIGNKEEDANHIITNQKKQSRDSDVLLFQ from the exons ATGGCGGAGGTTGTTCTGCACATATACGATGTGACCAACAGTGGATCGGAGAAGACTAACAACACCATTGTTCAGATCAATAGGTTCTTTAAGGATGGGATCGGTCTAGGCGGTATATTCCACAGCGCTATTCAG GTATATGGTAATGATGAATGGTCTTACGGGTATTGTGAACAAGGAACTGGTGTATTCAGCTGTCCTAGTGGCAAGAATCCAATGTATACGTATCGTGAGAAAATTGTTCTTGGAAGGACAGATTGCACACCCTTCATGGTAAATCAGATGTTGCGTGAACTCAGCAGGGAATGGCCAGGACACACTTATGATTTGCTGTCAAAAAATTGCAATCACTTCTGCGATTTACTCTGTGACAAGCTTGGTGTGCCAAAGATCCCAG GTTGGGTGAATCGTTTTGCCAATGCTGGTGACACAGCCTTGGAAGTGGCAGGAAACACAGCTATGCGG GTAAAGCAAGCCAAAACAGAACTTGTGTCAGCTAGTAAAGTGGCTTATCGCTTCCTTTCAAATGTTACATCGAACATAACCAATGGTTCAAATGGCTCCAATGGATCTCCACAACGATCGGGAACTCTCGACAATTCAGACAACGGGAACTTTAGACTGCAAGGTAGTTGGTTGAAAGGGATACTTAACACTGCCAAACCCTCCACCAGTACAGAGATAGGGAACAAAGAGGAAGATGCGAACCACATAATCACGAATCAGAAAAAACAAAGCAGGGACTCTGATGTTCTACTATTTCAGTAG
- the LOC104717684 gene encoding glutaminyl-peptide cyclotransferase-like, producing the protein MATTRSLHKRQTKRSMMIQSLPASHRFISRKRVAVMMVPLALFSGLVFLFFMPFNSWGQQPSASLDLSHRIHEIEVVAEFPHDPDAFTQGLLYAGNDTLFESTGLYGKSSLRKVSLRTGKVEVLEKMKDSYFGEGLTLLGERLFQVAWLTNTGFTYDLGNLRKVKPFRHHMKDGWGLATDGEVLFGSDGTSTLYRMDPQTMKVSEKFTVRYNGREVRYLNELEYINKEVWANVWQSDCIARISPKDGSLLGWILLPKLRQGLLRSGHGGIDVLNGIAWDSEKQRLFVTGKLWPKLYQIKLKPASAKSGKYLERQCLV; encoded by the exons ATGGCGACAACTAGATCGCTTCATAAGAGACAAACGAAGCGATCGATGATGATTCAGTCTCTTCCTGCTTCTCACCGATTCATTTCCCGGAAGAGGGTCGCGGTGATGATGGTTCCTCTCGCTCTCTTCTCCGGACTcgttttcttattctttatgCCATTCAACAGTTGGGGTCAACAACCATCTGCCTCGCTGGATCTTTCCCATAGGATCCATGAAATTGAAGTGGTTGCTGAGTTTCCTCATGACCCTGACGCGTTTACTCAG GGTCTTCTCTATGCGGGAAACGATACACTCTTCGAATCGACTGGTTTATACGGGAAG tcgTCTTTGAGGAAAGTGTCTCTACGAACAGGAAAG GTTGAAGTtcttgagaagatgaaagattcATACTTTGGAGAGGGTTTAACACTCCTTGGTGAAAG GCTCTTTCAAGTCGCATGGTTGACCAACACTGGTTTCACATATGACCTTGGCAACTTAAGAAAA GTAAAACCTTTTAGACATCATATGAAAGATGGTTGGGGACTGGCTACAGATGGAGAAGTGTTGTTTGGAAGTGATGGCACTTCTACACTATACCGGATGGACCCTCAAACAATGAAAG TTTCTGAGAAATTTACGGTCAGATATAATGGCCGTGAGGTACGTTACCTTAACGAACTGGAGTACATAAACAAAGAAGTTTGGGCAAACGTGTGGCAG TCTGATTGTATTGCTAGAATATCACCCAAGGACGGATCACTGCTTGGATGGATACTGCTTCCAAAATTAAG ACAAGGATTGCTGAGATCTGGACATGGG GGTATTGATGTCTTGAACGGCATAGCATGGGACAGCGAGAAGCAACGCCTCTTTG TAACGGGGAAACTATGGCCAAAGCTGTACCAAATCAAGCTAAAACCAGCATCAGCAAAGAGCGGGAAATATCTCGAGCGCCAATGCTTGGtatga
- the LOC104717685 gene encoding beta-carotene 3-hydroxylase 1, chloroplastic: protein MAAGLSTAVTFKPLLRSFSSSDFRLRHPKSASLLSSPHLPSLRFKGFSVCYVVEERRQSSKIENDERPEESTSSTTAIDAEYLALRLAEKLERKKSERFTYLIAAVLSSFGITSMAVMAVYYRFSWQMEGGEISMLEMFGTFALSVGAAVGMEFWARWAHRALWHASLWNMHESHHKPREGPFELNDVFAIVNAVPAIGLLSYGFFNKGLVPGLFGAGLGITVFGIAYMFVHDGLVHKRFPVGPIADVPYLRKVAAAHQLHHTDKFNGVPYGLFLGPMELEEVGGNEELDKEISRRIKSYKKSLGSGSSS from the exons ATGGCGGCAGGACTCTCAACCGCCGTTACATTCAAACCACTCCTCCGCTCTTTCTCCTCCTCCGACTTCCGTCTCCGCCACCCGAAATCCGCTTCCTTATTATCATCCCCTCATCTTCCGTCTCTCCGATTCAAAGGCTTCTCGGTCTGTTACGTCGTCGAGGAACGGAGACAGAGCTCTAAGATTGAGAACGACGAGCGGCCAGAGGAGAGCACGAGCTCGACAACCGCCATAGACGCCGAGTACCTGGCGTTGCGTTTGGCGGAGAAATTGGAGAGGAAGAAGTCGGAGAGGTTCACTTATCTAATCGCTGCTGTGTTGTCTAGCTTCGGTATCACTTCCATGGCTGTTATGGCTGTTTACTACAGATTCTCTTGGCAAATGGAG GGAGGTGAGATCTCAATGTTGGAGATGTTTGGTACATTTGCTCTCTCTGTTGGTGCTGCT GTTGGTATGGAGTTTTGGGCAAGATGGGCTCATAGAGCTTTATGGCATGCTTCTCTATGGAACATGCATGAG TCGCATCACAAACCAAGAGAAGGACCATTTGAGTTAAACGATGTGTTCGCTATAGTAAACGCAGTTCCAGCGATTGGTCTGCTCTCTTATGGATTCTTCAATAAAGGACTCGTTCCTGGTCTCTTTGGCGCC GGGTTAGGAATAACGGTGTTTGGAATCGCATACATGTTTGTCCACGATGGTCTGGTGCACAAGCGCTTCCCTGTAGGTCCAATAGCCGACGTCCCTTACTTACGAAAAGTCGCCGCCGCTCATCAG CTACATCACACGGATAAATTCAATGGTGTACCATATGGACTGTTTCTTGGACCCATG GAACTGGAAGAAGTCGGAGGAAATGAAGAGTTAGATAAAGAGATTAGTCGGAGAATCAAGTCTTACAAAAAGAGCTTAGGTTCCGGGTCGAGTTCttga
- the LOC104717683 gene encoding putative rRNA methyltransferase: MGKVKGKHRLDKYYRLAKERGFRSRASYKLLQLDAKYSFLHSSRGVLDLCAAPGGWMQVAIEKVPVGSLVLGIDLVPIIPVRGCIAIQQDITRTECRSKIKQVMEQHGVRAFDLVLHDGSPNVGGAWAQEAMSQNALVIDSVKLATEFLAPKGNLITKVFRSRDYNSVIFCLNQLFEKVEVFKPPASRSASAETYIVGLKYLAPGNIDPRLLDYRHLFKETAEPTRKVVDVLGGSKQKRHRHGYEDGESILRKVASAADFIWSESPLEVLGTVTCISFDDQASLPLKEHDLTTEEVKILCDDLPVLGKNDFKYLLKWRMQIRKALTPEKKEVAKTEPDVGKEDEENDDDKLLNELEELTNTVDRKKKQAKKILAKRRAKDKTRKATNPQMDVLEDCYVDHDLFSLSAIKGKKDLMAVDNDEDDNGNADDSENEDGGEGASDDSKDCDLDSDEERQKYSEQMEEIFDEAYERYIVKKEGSAKQRKRARQAHAEKLEDGDGDEEMKIDYDSDLNEEKDEANPLVVPLDDGETQTKEEISNQWFSQDIFAEAVEEGDLGKDDGEDETRIEKKSKDLPKADKPKKKASKESVSSDQSLPSKKENGFEVVPTPATDSDSDSSSDDDIHTKAEILACAKKMLRKKQREQMLDDGYNKYMFEDEGLPKWFLDDEKQHRQPMKPVTKEEVNAMKAQFKEINARPAKKVVEAKARKKRAAQKRLEKVRKKANTISDTSDISDRSKDKMIDKLYKKAAEPRKPRKELVVSKKGVGVKVGKGQKRVDRRMKSDARKRGGGKPGRNGQKGTGKGKRPAGKPRGKKPG; encoded by the exons ATGGGTAAGGTCAAAGGAAAGCATCGTTTGGACAAGTACTATCGTCTCGCCAAGGAGCGTGGATTCCGTTCTCGAGCTTCTTACAAGCTTCTCCAGCTCGATGCAAAGTACTCATTTCTCCACTCTTCCAGGGGTGTTCTCGATCTCTGCGCCGCCCCTGGTGGTTGGATGCAAGTCGCCATCGAGAAAGTTCCCGTCGGCAGCCTTGTCCTCGGAATCGATCTTGTTCCGATTATCCCCGTGCGTGGATGTATTGCTATCCAGCAGGATATCACACGCACTGAGTGTAGATCGAAGATTAAGCAAGTGATGGAACAGCATGGTGTTAGGGCTTTTGATCTTGTTCTTCACGATGGGTCTCCAAATGTTGGTGGTGCCTGGGCTCAAGAGGCTATGAGTCAGAATGCTTTGGTTATTGATTCTGTTAAATTAGCCACTGAGTTCTTAGCTCCTAAAGGGAATTTAATCACTAAG GTTTTCAGGTCTCGAGATTACAACTCTGTGATCTTCTGTCTGAATCAG ctATTTGAAAAGGTTGAAGTGTTTAAGCCGCCAGCTAGTCGTTCAGCATCTGCAGAAACATACATTGTGGGTTTGAAATACCTAGCCCCTGGCAATATTGATCCCCGTCTTCTTGACTATAGACATCTCTTTAAGGAGACAGCAGAACCCACGAGAAAG GTGGTGGATGTGCTTGGAGGATCAAAACAGAAGAGACACCGTCATGG GTATGAGGATGGAGAGTCCATTTTGAGAAAAGTTGCATCTGCTGCTGATTTCATTTGGTCCGAAAGTCCTCTTGAGGTTCTTGGCACGGTTACTTGTATATCCTTTGATGATCAAGCCTCTCTACCTTTAAAGGAACATGATTTGACTACAGAGGAG gTTAAAATTCTCTGTGACGATCTTCCTGTTTTGGGGAAGAATGACTTCAAGTATCTCTTAAA ATGGCGTATGCAAATCAGGAAAGCTCTGACTCCTGAAAAAAAGGAAGTTGCTAAAACGGAGCCTGATGTGGGAAAGGAAGATGAggaaaatgatgatgataaactACTCAATGAATTGGAAGAGCTGACAAACACAGTTGACCGCAAGAAGAAACAAGCAAAGAAGATTCTTGCAAAACGAAGGGCTAAG GATAAGACGCGGAAGGCGACTAATCCGCAGATGGATGTACTTGAAGATTGTTATGTCGACCATGACTTGTTCTCTCTTTCTGCTATCAAG GGAAAGAAAGATCTAATGGCAGTTGACAATGACGAAGATGATAATGGCAATGCCGATGACAGTGAGAACGAAGACGGTGGTGAGGGAGCTTCAGATGACTCCAAAGACTGTGACCTAGATTCTGATGAAGAACGTCAAAA ATATTCTGAACAAATGGAAGAGATTTTTGATGAGGCATATGAGCGGTATATtgtgaagaaagaaggaagcGCAAAGCAAAGGAAGCGAGCTAGGCAGGCTCATGCTGAAAAGCTGGAG GACGgtgatggagatgaagaaatgaagatcGATTACGATTCAGATCTGAATGAAGAAAAGGATGAGGCAAACCCTCTTGTGGTACCACTTGATGATGGAGAGACCCAAACAAAGGAGGAAATATCCAACCAGTGGTTCAGTCAGGATATATTTGCAGAAGCCGTGGAAGAAGGAGACTTGGGGAAAGATGATGGTGAAGACGAAACACGAATTGAGAAAAAGAGCAAAGATCTGCCTAAAGCCGACAAGCCAAAGAAGAAGGCGTCAAAAGAAAGCGTGTCGTCTGATCAAAGCTTGCCCAGTAAGAAGGAAAACGGCTTTGAGGTAGTCCCTACACCAGCCACAGATTCAGACTCAGATTCATCCTCTGATGATGATATTCATACAAAGGCCGAGATACTGGCTTGTGCCAAGAAAATGCtaaggaagaagcagagagaacaGATGCTTGATGATGGGTATAACAAATACATGTTTGAAGATGAAGGCTTACCCAAATGGTTTTTGGACGACGAGAAGCAGCACAGACAACCGATGAAACCCGTTAcgaaagaagaagtaaatgcAATGAAAGCTCAGTTCAAAGAGATTAACGCTCGTCCAGCCAAGAAGGTGGTGGAGGCCAAGGCAAGAAAGAAGCGAGCTGCTCAGAAAAGATTGgagaaagtgaggaagaaggcAAACACGATTTCAGACACGTCGGATATATCAGACCGGTCAAAGGACAAGATGATAGACAAGCTGTACAAGAAAGCAGCAGAGCCAAGGAAGCCTAGGAAAGAACTGGTTGTGTCAAAGAAAGGAGTAGGGGTTAAGGTTGGGAAGGGACAGAAGAGAGTGGATAGGAGGATGAAGAGTGATGCTAGGAAGCGTGGTGGAGGCAAACCCGGTAGGAATGGGCAGAAGGGCACTGGTAAAGGAAAAAGGCCGGCTGGTAAACCACGTGGGAAGAAACCCGGTTAA
- the LOC104717693 gene encoding protochlorophyllide-dependent translocon component 52, chloroplastic-like, which produces MEAALAPCAVPSSRILRTKPRFRCSFSNPRLPTFPNSLIIGGKPSRFTTSVSSPTSSSTATPTNSPPESDTGSDKFDWYANWYPVMPICDLDKKVPHGKKVMGIDLVVWWDRNEKLWKVMDDACPHRLAPLSDGRIDKSGRLQCVYHGWCFNGSGDCKLIPQAPLDGPPVHTFKQACVAVYPSIVQHDIIWFWPNSDPKFKNIAETNTPPYIPELEDPSFTKLMGNRDIPYGYDVLVENLMDPAHVPYAHYGLMRLPTPKEKIDREGGRPLEINVKKQDSKGFFSKQEWGYSNFIAPCVYRSSSDPLPEQENEYPAPAASDKAASSKRRLSLIFICIPVSPGRSRLIWTFPRNFGVFIDKIIPRWVFHIGQNTILDSDLHLLHVEERKILERGPKNWQKVCFIPTKSDANVVTFRRWFNKYSNAHVDWRGKYDPSLLPPTPPREQLFDRYWSHVQNCSSCKKAHKYLNALEVILQIASVAMIGVMAVMKQTALSNVARIAVLVAAVLSFATSKWLSHFIYKTFHYHDYNHALV; this is translated from the exons ATGGAAGCTGCTCTTGCTCCATGCGCTGTTCCATCGTCTCGAATCCTCAGAACCAAACCTCGATTCAGATGTTCCTTCTCCAATCCAAGACTACCCACTTTTCCTAATTCCCTCATCATCGGCGGCAAACCAAGTCGGTTTACAACCTCAGTATCATCACCAACGTCGTCATCAACCGCTACACCAACGAATTCGCCGCCGGAGTCTGACACCGGGTCGGATAAGTTCGACTGGTACGCTAATTGGTACCCGGTGATGCCAATTTGCGATCTTGACAAGAAGGTTCCTCACGGGAAGAAAGTTATGGGGATTGATTTGGTGGTTTGGTGGGATAGGAATGAGAAGCTATGGAAAGTGATGGATGATGCTTGTCCTCATCGTCTTGCTCCTTTGTCTGATGGAAGGATTGATAAATCCGGGAGGTTGCAGTGTGTTTACCATGGATGGTGTTTTAATGGATCCGGTGACTGTAAACTCATTCCTCAAGCTCCTCTTGATGGACCTCCG GTCCACACTTTCAAGCAAGCTTGTGTAGCTGTTTATCCAAGTATTGTGCAGCATGACATCATTTGGTTTTGGCCTAACAGTGATCcaaagtttaaaaacattgctGAAACCAATACGCCTCCTTACATTCCAGAGTTAGAAGACCCATCATTCACTAAGTTGATGGGTAATCGTGATATTCCTTATGG GTACGATGTGTTGGTGGAAAACCTCATGGATCCGGCTCATGTTCCCTATGCACATTATGGACTGATGCGGCTTCCAACCCCAAAAG AGAAGATTGACAGAGAAGGGGGAAGACCACTCGAAATTAACGTTAAGAAACAAGACAGCAAAGGGTTCTTTTCAAAACAAGAATGGGGTTATTCTAACTTTATTGCACCATGTGTGTATCGCTCTTCCTCAGACCCTCTACCAGAGCAGGAAAATGAGTATCCTGCACCAGCTGCATCTGATAAG GCAGCATCGTCAAAGCGCAGGTTGTCTTTGATCTTTATATGTATTCCGGTCAGCCCAGGTCGCAGTAGGCTGATATGGACGTTCCCCAGGAATTTTGGTGTATTTATTGATAAGATTATACCTAGATGGGTGTTCCACATTGGTCAAAACACAATTCTAGACTCAGATTTGCACCTCCTTCATGTTGAG GAGCGGAAGATACTGGAGAGGGGCCCTAAAAACTGGCAAAAAGTTTGCTTTATCCCAACGAAATCAGACGCCAATGTGGTTACATTCAGGAGATGGTTTAACAAGTATAGCAATGCTCACGTCGATTGGAGAGGAAAGTATGatccatctcttcttcctcctacgCCTCCTAGAGAACAGCTCTTCGACAG GTATTGGTCGCATGTTCAGAACTGCAGCAGCTGCAAGAAAGCTCACAAATATCTCAATGCTCTAGAGGTGATCTTACAAATCGCGTCTGTTGCTATGATCGGAGTTATGGCCGTGATGAAGCAAACCGCATTGTCAAATGTGGCAAGAATTGCGGTGCTTGTGGCGGCTGTCTTAAGTTTTGCGACTTCGAAGTGGCTATCACACTTCATTTACAAGACATTCCATTACCATGACTACAACCATGCTCTTGTTTGA
- the LOC104717686 gene encoding deSI-like protein At4g17486, with the protein MTEVVLHIYDVTNSGSEKTNNTIVQINRFFKDGIGLGGIFHSALQVYGDDEWSYGYCEQGTGVFSCPSGKNPMYTYREKIVLGKTDCTIFMVNQMLRELSREWPGHTYDLLSKNCNHFCDLLCDKLGVPKIPGWVNRFANAGDTALEVAGNTAMRMKQAKTELVSASKVAYRFLSNVTSNVTNGSNGSPQRTGTLNNSDNGNFKLQGSWFKGILNTAKPSTSTEIGHKDEDANHAITNQKKQSRDSDVLLF; encoded by the exons ATGACGGAGGTTGTTCTGCACATATACGATGTGACCAACAGTGGATCGGAGAAGACTAACAACACCATTGTTCAGATCAATAGGTTCTTTAAAGACGGGATCGGTCTAGGCGGCATATTCCACAGCGCTCTTCAG GTATATGGAGATGATGAATGGTCTTACGGGTATTGTGAACAAGGAACTGGTGTATTCAGCTGTCCCAGTGGCAAGAATCCAATGTATACGTATCGTGAGAAAATTGTCCTTGGGAAGACAGATTGCACAATCTTCATGGTGAATCAGATGTTGCGTGAGCTCAGCAGGGAATGGCCAGGACACACTTAtgatttgttgtcaaaaaaCTGCAATCACTTCTGCGATTTACTCTGTGACAAGCTTGGTGTGCCAAAGATCCCAG GTTGGGTGAATCGTTTTGCCAATGCTGGTGACACAGCCTTGGAAGTGGCAGGAAACACGGCAATGCGG ATGAAGCAAGCCAAAACAGAACTTGTGTCAGCTAGTAAAGTGGCTTATCGCTTCCTCTCAAATGTTACCTCGAACGTGACCAATGGGTCCAATGGCTCTCCACAGCGAACCGGAACTCTCAACAATTCAGATAATGGGAACTTCAAACTGCAAGGTAGTTGGTTCAAAGGCATACTTAACACTGCCAAACCCTCCACAAGTACAGAGATAGGGCACAAAGATGAAGATGCAAATCATGCAATCACCAATCAGAAAAAACAAAGCAGGGACTCTGATGTTCTACTGTTTTAG
- the LOC104717682 gene encoding 40S ribosomal protein S10-1: MIISENNRREICKYLFKEGVCFAKKDFNLPKHPLIDVPNLQVIKLMQSFKSKEYVRETFAWMHYYWFLTNEGIEFLRTYLNLPSDVVPATLKKSAKPLGRPFGGPPGDRPRGPPRDGDRPKYGDREGYRGGPRGGDFGGEKAGAPAGFQPSFQGGGGRPGFGRGAGGGHSAAAPSGSGLP, encoded by the exons ATG ATTATCTCAGAGAACAACCGCAGAGAGATCTGCAAGTACCTTTTCAAAG AAGGAGTATGCTTTGCGAAGAAGGATTTCAACCTCCCAAAGCATCCGTTGATTGATGTACCCAACTTGCAAGTGATCAAGCTCATGCAGAGTTTCAAATCCAAGGAGTACGTTAGGGAGACATTTGCCTGGATGCATTATTATTGGTTTCTGACCAATGAAGGGATTGAGTTCTTGAGAACTTATCTTAACCTTCCTTCTGATGTTGTTCCTGCTACTTTAAAGAAGTCTGCTAAGCCCCTTGGCCGTCCCTTTGGTGGCCCACCTGGTGATCGCCCAAG AGGACCTCCTCGTGATGGAGACCGTCCCAAATATGGTGACCGTGAGGGATACCGTGGAGGCCCACGAGGTGGTGACTTTGGTGGTGAAAAGGCTGGAGCACCAGCTGGTTTCCAGCCGAGTTTCCAA GGAGGTGGTGGTAGGCCTGGTTTCGGCCGTGGTGCAGGCGGCGGTCACAGTGCAGCAGCACCATCTGGTTCAGGGTTaccttaa